A single Lolium perenne isolate Kyuss_39 chromosome 6, Kyuss_2.0, whole genome shotgun sequence DNA region contains:
- the LOC127305396 gene encoding uncharacterized protein — MARCGLPPVPGCGCSDGWGAAQAGMLANGLTVAVKRLSNCYMYDKEFQREVECLLKANHTNIVRFLGYCADTQGTMADLNGKVVMADVQQRLLCFEYLPKGSLDGYIQDASGGLNWSKRYKIIKGICEGLSYLHQKKVIHLDLKPANILLDANMVAKISDFGLSRIFEEDKSRFVATKVGGTLGYLAPEFTSNEITHKFDLYSLGVILVEVLTGKRGYQAVDTVLESWSNRLDKSQGDTSFEQIRVCTEIGMECIDTNPEKRPVSIHHIVARLNETESSQVNLGSSDLLEVQPLVLRFPFEPNKSIQCSLLLTNNTDEHVPFRLINNSGNKMCFVRLPLFGIVLPRSVYTLVVTTYKQEKLPEHKYFDLILESTILGDEHNWSSETYEQDDFFEKTKKMGHMVREVTLKVVCTPQRGIITSEVLHVDIPYKDISCWDINPTKQWIIIGHKYGRIRLWSYETQKLVGSFKVSREKVSSIKFIEWKKWFVAGTKDGFIHVYSYDKLKKIKSFRANTEAKSVKTLAVHPTRTYMLSVSPKCNQAKLWDWNRGWECIQTFMTEYSTERMFVFNPMGITIASASEHTIKMWGPDSAESKYFLSGHSKKVNCLEFFTCNDHQYLITVSDDCTAKIWDIKKRTCVHTLEAFMSRVMYVYSSPNLPILITGSCNGTVHLWNSANFRVEKVFQNCCASVCRLSCLMDPQRVVIGYANAISVMCFGNVGFEPGSTDSCEHKLNADSVLGNTTSEVIVGPGRLPDNVHLQSPSLELVNNTDQHVAFRFKRKGGILHAKSTHTIVVGCTDGVILECSILGDRYVTFKDQSECNEFFEEAKEMGNVVHELALEGIFTRQGETPFPAIPPITKIIVGLSRNDFAELCALDVHPTDRLILTGYESGSRYSEVHLHNYDTPDMAPLHTVCGTKPYCVKFVAQKQQFVAGTSDGFIHVYNYGRDIQKIIIFKSADYFDIRLADHSTKSYVSSLSAGPIKLWGWNKGSPNLINENTDWKCTQTFEAVQYCLEWPAVFNPKDTNCFVVASDDFTIKV, encoded by the exons ATGGCACGATGTGGtttgccgccggtgccaggatgcGGCTGCAGCGACGGTTGGGGCGCCGCTCAAGCT GGAATGCTCGCTAATGGGCTGACCGTCGCTGTGAAGAGACTATCCAATTGTTACATGTATGACAAGGAATTCCAACGTGAGGTTGAATGTTTGCTCAAGGCGAATCAcacaaatatagtgagatttctaGGATACTGCGCTGATACGCAAGGCACTATGGCAGATTTGAATGGAAAGGTTGTCATGGCAGACGTGCAACAAAGGTTGCTCTGCTTTGAGTACCTGCCTAAAGGAAGCCTCGATGGGTATATCCAAG ATGCATCTGGTGGACTTAACTGGAGCAAGCGGTATAAAATAATTAAAGGGATCTGTGAGGGGTTAAGTTATCTTCACCAGAAAAAAGTCATCCACCTAGATCTAAAACCCGCGAACATATTGCTAGATGCTAATATGGTAGCCAAAATCTCTGACTTTGGTCTATCAAGAATCTTCGAGGAAGATAAGAGCCGTTTCGTTGCTACAAAAGTGGGTGGAACGCT AGGATATTTGGCTCCGGAATTCACTAGTAATGAGATCACACACAAGTTTGACTTGTATAGTCTTGGTGTTATACTCGTAGAGGTTTTGACTGGAAAGAGGGGATATCAAGCTGTCGACACT GTACTTGAAAGTTGGAGTAATAGATTGGACAAATCACAGGGAGACACCAGTTTCGAACAAATTCGAGTATGCACAGAGATAGGGATGGAGTGTATTGACACCAACCCAGAGAAGCGACCAGTTAGTATACATCATATAGTTGCTCGGCTGAATGAAACAGAAAGTAGTCAG GTGAATCTAGGTTCCAGCGATCTTCTTGAAGTCCAACCATTAGTTCTTCGATTTCCATTCGAGCCCAACAAGTCTATACAGTGCTCACTGCTGCTAACCAACAACACAGATGAGCATGTCCCATTTCGTCTTATAAACAATAGCGGGAACAAGATGTGCTTCGTGAGGCTGCCACTATTTGGCATTGTGCTGCCGAGGTCTGTCTACACTCTTGTTGTGACAACATATAAGCAGGAGAAGCTTCCAGAACATAAATACTTTGATTTGATCCTGGAGAGTACTATATTAGGTGATGAGCACAACTGGTCATCTGAAACATATGAGCAGGATGATTTTTTTGAGAAAACCAAAAAGATGGGGCATATGGTGCGTGAGGTGACACTGAAAGTTGTTTGTACTCCACAACGAGGGATTATAACGTCTGAG GTTTTACATGTGGACATACCTTACAAGGATATAAGTTGCTGGGACATAAACCCGACGAAGCAATG GATAATAATCGGACACAAGTATGGACGCATTCGCCTCTGGAGCTATGAGACACAG AAGCTAGTGGGTTCGTTTAAAGTCTCAAGGGAAAAAG TCTCCTCCATTAAATTTATTGAATGGAAGAAATGGTTTGTGGCTGGGACAAAAGATGGTTTCATCCACGTGTACAGCTACGATAAACTGAAAAAGATTAAAAGTTTCAGAGCTAATACTGAAGCTAAATCTGTCAAAACACTGGCCGTTCATCCAACCCGGACGTATATGTTGTCAGTGTCACCTAAATGCAACCAGGCAAAGCTTTGGGACTGGAACAGGGGCTGGGAGTGCATCCAAACATTTATGACGGAATACTCTACTGAACGCATGTTCGTATTTAACCCGATGGGCATTACCATTGCTAGTGCTTCAGAGCACACAATTAAG ATGTGGGGCCCTGATTCAGCAGAATCTAAGTACTTTCTGTCTGGGCATTCAAAAAAAGTGAATTGCTTGGAATTTTTCACATGTAATGATCATCAGTATTTGATTACGGTCTCTGATGATTGTACTGCGAAG ATATGGGATATAAAGAAAAGGACGTGTGTTCATACACTCGAAGCTTTCATGTCTAGAGTAATGTATGTCTATTCCTCTCCAAATCTCCCGATCCTAATTACAGGTTCCTGCAATGGTACTGTGCATTTGTGGAACTCTGCCAATTTCAG GGTTGAGAAAGTCTTTCAAAATTGCTGTGCATCTGTATGTCGACTTTCTTGTTTGATGGATCCACAAAG GGTTGTCATTGGATATGCAAATGCAATTTCAGTCATGTGCTTTGGTAATGTGGGCTTTGAGCCAGGATCAACGGATTCTTGTGAGCATAAGTTAAATGCAGATAGCGTACTAGGAAACACAACATCTGAG GTGATCGTAGGCCCCGGCAGGCTACCTGATAATGTCCATCTCCAGTCGCCCTCACTCGAGCTAGTAAACAATACAGACCAACACGTGGCATTTAGGTTCAAGCGGAAAGGCGGTATTTTGCATGCCAAATCCACTCACACTATCGTTGTAGGATGTACAGATGGAGTGATCCTTGAGTGCAGCATATTGGGGGATAGGTACGTGACATTTAAAGATCAGTCTGAGTGTAATGAATTTTTCGAGGAAGCCAAAGAGATGGGGAATGTTGTGCATGAGCTGGCACTGGAAGGTATTTTTACTCGCCAAGGAGAGACACCATTTCCG GCAATCCCACCTATTACAAAG ATCATCGTGGGTCTGAGCCGTAATGATTTTGCCGAACTGTGTGCCCTGGATGTACACCCAACAGACCGATT GATTTTAACAGGTTATGAAAGTGGAAGCCGCTACAGTGAGGTTCACCTTCACAATTATGATACGCCG GACATggcccctctgcacacagtctgcGGTACAAAAC CTTATTGCGTTAAATTTGTTGCACAAAAACAACAGTTTGTAGCTGGGACATCTGATGGTTTCATCCATGTGTACAATTATGGAAGGGATATTCAAAAAATAATTATTTTCAAATCTGCTGACTACTTCGATATAAGACTGGCCGATCATTCAACCAAATCGTATGTTAGTTCACTATCAGCTGGCCCGATAAAACTTTGGGGCTGGAACAAAGGCTCGCCAAATCTCATTAACGAAAACACGGACTGGAAGTGCACACAAACATTTGAGGCCGTACAGTATTGTCTTGAGTGGCCTGCTGTATTTAACCCGAAGGACACGAACTGTTTTGTTGTTGCTTCAGATGATTTCACAATAAAGGTTTaa